The following proteins are co-located in the Polymorphospora rubra genome:
- a CDS encoding cytidine deaminase, whose product MEIDWSRLRDAAVAAMANAYAPYSKFPVGAAALVDDGRIVVGCNVENAAYGVVLCAECGVVSALHASGGGRLVALSCVGGDGEPLMPCGRCRQLLWEHGGPDCLIEARPAPLRMSDLLPHAFGADDLTAAARPSIPSVPVGLAAWRGRGTVFVHPDIAGGEQVWTGYWERSGGAGEPVEPGILEEAPTWSDPADAIAWGHARTPRVVVVDAEGATFWAGEGEPPADITARWPG is encoded by the coding sequence ATGGAGATCGACTGGAGCCGGCTGCGGGACGCCGCCGTCGCCGCGATGGCAAACGCCTACGCGCCGTACTCGAAGTTCCCGGTCGGGGCGGCCGCCCTTGTCGACGACGGCCGGATCGTCGTCGGCTGCAACGTCGAGAACGCCGCGTACGGGGTGGTGCTCTGCGCCGAGTGCGGGGTGGTGTCGGCGCTGCACGCCAGCGGCGGCGGCCGGCTGGTCGCGCTGTCCTGCGTCGGCGGCGACGGCGAGCCGCTCATGCCGTGCGGCCGCTGTCGGCAACTGCTCTGGGAACACGGCGGGCCGGACTGCCTGATCGAGGCCCGGCCCGCCCCGCTGCGGATGTCCGACCTGCTCCCGCACGCGTTCGGTGCCGACGACCTGACGGCGGCGGCCCGGCCCTCGATCCCCTCGGTGCCCGTCGGGCTGGCCGCCTGGCGGGGCCGCGGCACCGTCTTCGTCCACCCGGACATCGCCGGTGGCGAGCAGGTGTGGACCGGCTACTGGGAGCGGTCCGGCGGTGCCGGCGAACCGGTCGAGCCGGGCATCCTGGAGGAGGCGCCGACCTGGTCCGACCCGGCCGACGCGATCGCCTGGGGACACGCCCGGACCCCCCGGGTGGTGGTGGTCGACGCCGAGGGCGCGACGTTCTGGGCCGGTGAGGGCGAGCCGCCCGCCGACATCACCGCCCGCTGGCCGGGCTGA
- a CDS encoding putative RNA methyltransferase codes for MVDIVTTYLRCPVCRQPLAAVPAGAARALRCPRGHSFDLARQGYVNLTAGRVTHTGDTAEMVAARDAFLSAGHYDFVSRALADASAGAVAAAATGGSPLVVDAGAGTGRHLAAVLDAVPDAVGLALDVSKPAVRRAARAHPRAVAALADSWGTLPIADGAAAVLLNVFAPRNGAEFRRVLRPDGTLLVVTPADDHLAELVDRLDLLRVDPAKADRVAGSLADHFEPAERSTHRRTLPLDRAQVRTLVGMGPSAWHTDGHGLDARIAGLAEPVEVTASVVLGRYRPG; via the coding sequence GTGGTCGACATCGTAACGACGTACCTGCGTTGTCCGGTCTGCCGGCAACCGCTGGCCGCCGTCCCGGCCGGCGCCGCGCGGGCGCTGCGCTGCCCCCGGGGCCACAGCTTCGACCTGGCCAGACAGGGATACGTCAATCTCACCGCCGGGCGGGTGACGCACACCGGCGACACGGCGGAGATGGTCGCCGCCCGCGACGCGTTCCTGTCGGCGGGGCACTACGACTTCGTCTCCCGGGCGCTGGCCGACGCGTCCGCCGGTGCCGTCGCCGCCGCGGCCACCGGCGGCAGCCCGCTCGTGGTCGACGCGGGCGCGGGCACCGGTCGGCACCTCGCCGCGGTCCTCGACGCCGTGCCGGACGCGGTCGGGCTCGCCCTCGACGTTTCCAAACCGGCGGTACGCCGGGCGGCGCGGGCGCATCCCCGGGCGGTGGCGGCCCTGGCCGACTCCTGGGGCACCCTGCCGATCGCCGACGGCGCGGCGGCGGTGCTGCTCAACGTCTTCGCGCCGCGCAACGGCGCCGAGTTCCGGCGGGTGCTGCGCCCGGACGGGACGCTGCTCGTGGTCACCCCGGCCGACGACCACCTCGCCGAGCTCGTCGACCGGCTCGACCTGCTGCGGGTCGACCCGGCCAAGGCCGACCGCGTCGCCGGCAGCCTCGCCGACCACTTCGAACCGGCCGAAAGGTCCACGCACCGTCGGACGCTGCCGCTCGACCGGGCGCAGGTGCGGACGCTGGTCGGCATGGGCCCGAGCGCCTGGCACACCGACGGGCACGGGCTTGACGCGCGGATCGCCGGCCTGGCCGAACCGGTGGAGGTGACCGCGTCGGTCGTACTCGGCCGGTACCGGCCGGGCTGA
- a CDS encoding thymidine phosphorylase, with product MSAFTAVDVIRTKRDGGVLSDPQIDWVVDAYTRGSVADEQMSALAMAILLRGMTPPEIARWTAAMIASGERLDLSAVDRPTADKHSTGGVGDKITLPLTPLVAACGAAVPQLSGRGLGHTGGTLDKLESIPGWRAALRNDEFISQLRDVGAVICAAGAGLAPADRKLYALRDVTGTVEAIPLIASSIMSKKIAEGTGALVLDVKVGSGAFMKSVDDARELARTMVELGTAHGVRTVALLTDMSTPLGLAVGNAVEVTESVEVLAGGGPADVVELTLALAREMLAAAGLPDADPAAALADGRAMDSWRAMIRAQGGDPDAPLPVARETETVRAAADGYVASVDAYAIGVAAWRLGAGRARKEDPVSAAAGIVLHRKPGDRVRAGDPLYELRTDDPSRLTTALATAAEAVTVAAAVATTPTPLVIERIG from the coding sequence ATGAGCGCGTTCACCGCCGTCGACGTGATCCGTACCAAGCGGGACGGCGGGGTGCTCTCGGACCCGCAGATCGACTGGGTGGTCGACGCGTACACCCGGGGGTCGGTGGCCGACGAGCAGATGTCGGCGTTGGCCATGGCGATCCTGCTGCGGGGCATGACCCCGCCGGAGATCGCCCGGTGGACCGCCGCGATGATCGCCAGCGGGGAGCGGCTCGACCTGTCGGCGGTGGACCGGCCGACCGCCGACAAGCACTCGACCGGCGGTGTCGGTGACAAGATCACCCTGCCGCTGACCCCGCTGGTGGCGGCGTGCGGCGCGGCCGTACCGCAGCTCTCCGGCCGCGGCCTCGGACACACCGGCGGCACCCTGGACAAGCTGGAGTCGATCCCGGGCTGGCGGGCGGCACTGCGCAACGACGAGTTCATCAGCCAGCTGCGCGACGTCGGCGCGGTCATCTGCGCCGCCGGTGCGGGGCTCGCCCCGGCCGACCGCAAGCTCTACGCGCTGCGCGACGTGACCGGCACCGTCGAGGCGATCCCGCTGATCGCCAGCTCGATCATGAGCAAGAAGATCGCCGAGGGCACCGGCGCGCTCGTCCTCGACGTCAAGGTCGGCTCCGGTGCCTTCATGAAGTCCGTCGACGACGCCCGCGAGCTGGCCCGGACCATGGTCGAGCTGGGTACGGCACACGGCGTACGGACGGTCGCGCTGCTCACCGACATGTCGACCCCGCTCGGGCTGGCCGTCGGCAACGCCGTCGAGGTCACCGAGTCGGTCGAGGTGCTCGCCGGCGGTGGCCCCGCCGATGTCGTCGAACTGACCCTGGCCCTGGCCCGCGAGATGCTGGCCGCCGCCGGGCTGCCGGACGCCGACCCGGCGGCCGCGCTCGCCGACGGGCGGGCGATGGACTCGTGGCGGGCGATGATCCGGGCCCAGGGCGGTGACCCCGACGCCCCGCTGCCGGTCGCCCGGGAGACCGAGACCGTACGCGCCGCCGCCGACGGCTACGTCGCCTCGGTCGACGCGTACGCGATCGGGGTGGCCGCCTGGCGGCTCGGTGCCGGCCGGGCCCGCAAGGAGGACCCGGTCAGCGCCGCCGCCGGCATCGTGTTGCACCGCAAACCGGGCGACCGGGTACGCGCCGGCGATCCGCTCTACGAACTGCGGACCGACGACCCGTCCCGGCTCACGACGGCACTGGCCACCGCCGCCGAGGCGGTCACGGTGGCGGCGGCGGTCGCGACCACCCCGACGCCGTTGGTGATCGAACGGATCGGCTGA
- a CDS encoding DUF4272 domain-containing protein has translation MTVPAPDPRPVRLASIEEVRRLGLPVPPPQFPLVWEPGDEVGLRSTGEIEARTAVLQVVLARCFGMAPEDAMSWLLGSRLVELVTPPEWQYVMGGHGDHRSFVLHYDAVFALTWLLGLTKHLDPLTPPDERLMDALPDLSTGETFTAWRSRTLAAPRDAVEAAVLLDLYYCLDWAYLEAERTGVPLPGEIDANAIGQRRWALEWAVVFHGPYHDPPPGWEEVDLST, from the coding sequence ATGACCGTACCCGCGCCCGATCCCCGTCCCGTCCGGCTGGCCAGCATCGAAGAGGTACGCCGGCTCGGGCTGCCCGTCCCCCCGCCGCAGTTCCCGCTGGTCTGGGAACCCGGCGACGAGGTCGGGCTGCGCTCCACCGGTGAGATCGAGGCCCGGACCGCGGTGTTGCAGGTGGTGCTGGCCCGCTGCTTCGGCATGGCGCCCGAGGACGCGATGAGCTGGCTGCTCGGGTCGCGCCTCGTCGAACTGGTGACGCCCCCGGAGTGGCAGTACGTCATGGGCGGCCACGGCGACCACCGCTCCTTCGTGCTGCACTACGACGCGGTCTTCGCCCTCACCTGGCTGCTGGGGCTGACCAAGCACCTCGACCCGCTGACCCCGCCCGACGAGCGGCTGATGGACGCACTGCCCGACCTGTCGACCGGCGAGACGTTCACCGCGTGGCGTTCGCGTACGCTCGCCGCGCCCCGGGACGCGGTGGAGGCGGCCGTTCTGCTCGACCTCTACTACTGCCTCGACTGGGCCTACCTGGAGGCGGAGCGCACCGGGGTCCCGCTGCCGGGCGAGATCGACGCCAACGCGATCGGCCAGCGCCGGTGGGCGCTGGAGTGGGCGGTGGTCTTCCACGGCCCGTACCACGACCCGCCGCCGGGCTGGGAAGAGGTCGACCTGTCGACCTGA
- a CDS encoding adenosine deaminase: MVAIAYEEIVKAPKALLHDHLDGGLRPATVVELAEAVGHRLPATDPAELGRWFVESADSGSLERYLETFAHTVAVMQTEDALFRVAAECALDLAADGVVYAEVRYAPEQHLEQGLRLEQVVESVLAGFESGAAQAAGAGRPIRIGTLLTAMRHAARSQEIAELSVRYRDHGVVGFDIAGAEAGFPPTRHLDAFEYLQRENSHFTIHAGEAFGLPSIWQAIQWCGADRLGHGVRIVDDITVGEQPVLGRLAAYVRDKRIPLELCPSSNVQTGAAASIAEHPIGLLRDLRFRVTVNTDNRLMSGTSMSREMALLVEAFGYGWAELQWFTINAMKSAFIPFDERLAIINETIKPAYAKLLG; encoded by the coding sequence ATGGTCGCAATCGCTTACGAAGAGATCGTCAAGGCCCCGAAGGCGCTGCTGCACGACCACCTCGACGGGGGCCTGCGGCCGGCGACGGTGGTCGAACTGGCCGAGGCGGTCGGGCACCGGCTGCCGGCCACGGATCCGGCCGAACTGGGCCGGTGGTTCGTCGAGTCGGCGGACTCGGGTTCGCTCGAGCGCTACCTGGAGACGTTCGCGCACACGGTCGCGGTGATGCAGACCGAGGACGCGCTCTTCCGGGTGGCCGCCGAGTGCGCGCTCGACCTCGCGGCCGACGGGGTGGTCTACGCCGAGGTGCGGTACGCCCCCGAGCAGCACCTGGAGCAGGGTCTGCGGCTGGAGCAGGTGGTCGAGTCGGTGCTGGCCGGGTTCGAGTCGGGTGCGGCGCAGGCCGCCGGGGCCGGTCGGCCGATCCGGATCGGCACGCTGCTGACCGCGATGCGGCACGCGGCCCGGTCCCAGGAGATCGCCGAACTGTCGGTGCGCTACCGCGACCACGGTGTGGTCGGCTTCGACATCGCAGGCGCCGAGGCGGGCTTCCCGCCCACCCGGCACCTGGACGCGTTCGAATACCTCCAGCGGGAGAACTCGCACTTCACCATCCACGCCGGCGAGGCGTTCGGGCTGCCGTCGATCTGGCAGGCGATCCAGTGGTGCGGGGCCGACCGGCTCGGGCACGGCGTACGGATCGTCGACGACATCACCGTCGGCGAGCAGCCGGTGCTCGGCCGGCTGGCGGCGTACGTCCGCGACAAGCGGATTCCGCTGGAACTGTGCCCGTCGTCCAACGTGCAGACCGGGGCGGCGGCGTCGATCGCCGAGCACCCGATCGGGCTGCTGCGCGACCTGCGGTTCCGGGTCACGGTCAACACCGACAACCGCCTGATGAGCGGCACGTCGATGTCCCGCGAGATGGCGCTGCTCGTGGAGGCGTTCGGTTACGGCTGGGCCGAGTTGCAGTGGTTCACGATCAACGCGATGAAGAGCGCGTTCATCCCGTTCGACGAACGGCTGGCGATCATCAACGAGACCATCAAGCCGGCGTACGCGAAGCTGCTGGGCTGA